The following are encoded together in the Dickeya lacustris genome:
- the pldA gene encoding phospholipase A: protein MYKSGWIAAAWMLAASAQAQEARVQEIHDAPQVPGSIIAGLLEKHDTPFILYPYESNYLLYTYTSNINKQAIESYSWAEHARKDEVNFQISLGFPLWRGIAGDNSLLGASYTQRSWWQMSNKSQSTPFRETNYEPQLFLGWATDYRLAGWTLRDVEVGFNHQSNGRADPTSRSWNRVYARLMAQNGNWQVEFKPWVRLHDSQDDNPNIIDYMGHYRVRVGYRWGEAIISAEGRYNWNSGYGGGELGWSYPINANVRFYTKVFSGYGESLIDYNHRQTRYGIGVTLNDLF, encoded by the coding sequence ATGTATAAATCGGGCTGGATAGCCGCAGCGTGGATGCTGGCGGCCAGCGCTCAGGCGCAGGAAGCACGGGTACAAGAAATTCATGATGCGCCTCAGGTGCCGGGCAGCATTATTGCAGGTCTGCTCGAGAAGCATGACACGCCCTTTATACTTTATCCCTATGAAAGCAATTACTTGCTCTACACCTACACCAGCAACATCAATAAACAGGCGATAGAGAGCTATAGCTGGGCTGAACATGCCCGCAAAGACGAAGTGAATTTCCAGATAAGCCTGGGCTTCCCGCTGTGGCGAGGGATTGCCGGTGATAATTCACTGTTGGGGGCGTCTTATACCCAGCGTTCATGGTGGCAGATGTCGAACAAAAGCCAATCGACACCGTTTCGTGAAACCAACTATGAACCGCAGCTGTTTTTAGGCTGGGCGACGGATTACCGCTTGGCGGGCTGGACACTGCGCGACGTCGAGGTGGGGTTCAACCATCAATCCAATGGCCGGGCAGACCCGACCTCGCGTAGCTGGAACCGGGTTTACGCGCGGCTGATGGCGCAAAACGGCAACTGGCAGGTCGAGTTCAAACCCTGGGTGCGCTTACATGACAGCCAGGACGATAACCCGAACATTATCGACTACATGGGGCATTATCGCGTGCGCGTTGGCTACCGTTGGGGTGAGGCGATTATCAGTGCCGAAGGGCGTTATAACTGGAACAGCGGTTATGGCGGCGGCGAACTTGGCTGGAGCTACCCGATTAACGCGAATGTGCGTTTTTATACCAAGGTGTTCAGCGGTTATGGTGAATCACTCATTGATTACAACCACCGTCAGACCCGCTATGGCATTGGCGTGACGCTGAACGATCTGTTCTGA
- the rhtC gene encoding threonine export protein RhtC, which translates to MLMLFMTVALVHWVALMSPGPDFFFVSQTAVSRSRREALMGVLGITLGVVVWAGIALMGLHLLLERMAWLHQIVTVGGGVYLCWMGWQLLRSSLRQRRSSDAPAETALSHQGKTFMRGFLTNLSNPKALIYFGSVFSLFVGDDVGAAARWGLFALISLETLLWFSLVALVFALPAMRRGYQRLAKWIDGLAGALFTGFGLHLIISR; encoded by the coding sequence ATGTTAATGTTGTTTATGACCGTGGCGCTGGTGCATTGGGTGGCGCTGATGAGCCCAGGGCCGGATTTCTTTTTCGTCTCTCAAACCGCTGTCAGCCGTTCACGACGCGAAGCCTTGATGGGCGTGCTGGGCATTACGCTCGGCGTCGTCGTCTGGGCCGGTATTGCGTTGATGGGCTTGCATTTGCTGCTGGAGCGGATGGCCTGGCTGCACCAGATTGTCACCGTTGGGGGCGGCGTGTATTTGTGTTGGATGGGCTGGCAGCTGTTGCGTTCGTCGCTGCGTCAACGTAGGTCTTCTGACGCTCCCGCTGAGACTGCGCTGTCGCATCAGGGCAAAACTTTTATGCGTGGCTTTTTGACCAACTTGTCTAACCCCAAAGCGCTTATCTATTTTGGTAGCGTGTTCTCGCTGTTTGTCGGGGATGATGTTGGCGCGGCGGCTCGCTGGGGCCTGTTTGCGCTGATCTCGCTGGAAACACTGCTGTGGTTTAGCCTTGTGGCGCTGGTGTTTGCTCTGCCTGCAATGCGCCGTGGCTATCAGCGGTTGGCAAAATGGATTGATGGCCTGGCCGGTGCGCTGTTTACCGGTTTTGGTCTTCACCTGATTATTTCGCGTTAA
- a CDS encoding TetR/AcrR family transcriptional regulator — MNDKRQQLIITALTLFNQKGINSVGINEVLEVSGIAKKTLYHHFPSKNELVLAALAHRDQIFMNWLSSALAQATSPNEVVRCLFHALTDWFKGNVEVLSAFHGCFFINTAAEIRDPSSPLARYCREHKQKVRLLLQQHLPTVSAEGLELLCLLKEGAIVAAFVGQDLDAAAKCIALAEYGLTMKG; from the coding sequence ATGAATGACAAACGGCAACAGCTCATCATCACCGCCCTGACACTGTTTAATCAGAAGGGCATAAACTCGGTGGGTATCAACGAAGTGCTAGAGGTGTCGGGGATCGCCAAGAAAACCCTTTATCATCATTTTCCCAGCAAGAATGAGCTGGTGCTCGCGGCGCTGGCACACCGGGATCAAATCTTCATGAACTGGCTCTCTTCCGCGTTGGCACAGGCGACCAGCCCCAATGAGGTGGTGCGCTGCCTGTTTCATGCGCTGACGGACTGGTTTAAGGGAAATGTTGAGGTACTGAGCGCCTTTCACGGCTGCTTTTTCATCAATACGGCGGCAGAAATTCGCGACCCTTCCAGCCCGCTGGCGCGCTATTGCCGTGAGCACAAACAAAAAGTCCGTCTGCTACTGCAACAGCATTTACCCACCGTCAGCGCAGAGGGCCTTGAATTGCTGTGCTTACTCAAAGAGGGGGCGATTGTGGCAGCGTTTGTCGGCCAAGACCTCGACGCCGCTGCAAAATGCATTGCGCTCGCCGAGTACGGATTAACCATGAAAGGCTGA
- a CDS encoding HPP family protein, whose protein sequence is MIRKWVFPLVSGLGAALAIGLLSYVDSLQSGWILLMAPFGATTVLVFGVPTSPLARPKNVILGHVITALIGVCFVQWGDVNPLTLALATGLAVSAMLLTGTTHPPAGANPLLIMLTGQSWSFLLTPVLVGAVIIVLLGSVVNILRRHPMWQRFTVQKAD, encoded by the coding sequence ATGATAAGAAAGTGGGTTTTTCCGTTGGTATCCGGCCTGGGCGCAGCCCTGGCGATTGGTCTGTTGTCGTATGTGGATTCACTGCAATCGGGCTGGATATTACTGATGGCACCGTTCGGCGCGACGACGGTATTGGTGTTCGGCGTCCCGACAAGCCCGCTGGCGCGCCCGAAGAATGTGATTCTGGGGCATGTTATCACCGCGTTGATAGGCGTCTGCTTTGTACAGTGGGGCGACGTTAACCCGCTGACGCTGGCGCTGGCGACCGGGCTTGCGGTGAGCGCCATGCTGTTGACCGGCACCACGCACCCGCCTGCGGGTGCCAATCCGTTACTGATTATGCTGACAGGGCAAAGCTGGTCGTTCTTGCTGACGCCGGTATTGGTGGGCGCGGTCATCATCGTGCTGCTCGGCAGCGTGGTGAACATTTTACGCCGCCACCCGATGTGGCAGCGTTTCACCGTGCAGAAGGCTGACTAG
- the rhtB gene encoding homoserine/homoserine lactone efflux protein, with protein MTPDWWLTYLVTTLILSLSPGSGAINTMSTSISHGYRGAVASIAGLQLGLSIHIVLVGIGLGALLSQSVLAFDLLKWFGAAYLIWLGIQQWRSAGALDLQTLANSLPRRRLFQRAVLVNLTNPKSIVFLAALFPQFIVPHQPQAMQYLILGATTVLVDVVVMIGYATLAQRIARWLKGPRQLKQLNRTFGSLFMLVGALLATARKA; from the coding sequence ATGACGCCAGACTGGTGGTTAACCTATCTTGTCACCACACTGATTTTAAGCCTGTCACCCGGTTCGGGGGCGATTAACACCATGAGTACCAGCATCAGTCACGGCTACCGTGGGGCTGTCGCCTCTATTGCCGGGCTCCAGCTCGGGTTATCCATACATATCGTGCTGGTGGGGATTGGCCTGGGGGCGTTGCTGTCACAATCGGTACTGGCGTTTGACCTGCTGAAATGGTTTGGTGCCGCCTACCTTATCTGGCTTGGCATTCAGCAGTGGCGCAGCGCAGGCGCACTGGATTTGCAAACGCTGGCCAACAGCCTGCCGCGTCGTCGTCTGTTCCAGCGCGCCGTTCTGGTCAACCTGACCAACCCGAAAAGCATTGTGTTTTTGGCCGCGCTGTTCCCACAGTTTATTGTGCCGCACCAGCCCCAGGCGATGCAGTATCTGATACTGGGCGCCACAACGGTGTTGGTCGATGTGGTGGTGATGATTGGCTACGCCACGCTGGCGCAGCGCATCGCACGCTGGCTCAAAGGCCCGCGCCAGCTCAAACAGCTTAACCGCACCTTTGGCTCGCTGTTTATGCTGGTCGGCGCATTGCTGGCAACCGCGCGCAAAGCCTGA
- the pldB gene encoding lysophospholipase L2, whose product MNPYTQSLLTREWQYAAFVTGPLLDFWRQRQEGMFIGVEDVPIRFVRFTSPSHSDVVLVLPGRTDSYVKYAEVAYDLFQCGYDVLMMDHRGQGRSGRLLADSHRGHVRRFNDYVDDVLTLWQQQVAPAPYRRRFALAHSMGAAVLALALARQPQAFDAAALCAPMCGILLPMPHWLAWRILNWAQRHPSIRDYYAIGTSPWQPLPFRMNVLTHSAVRYRHHVRFYADDPDLRIGGPTYHWVREALQVPDQLLQQAAQITTPLLVLQAQDERVVDNRSQVRFCQALAAAGHPCAGGGPAIIQGARHDILSEQDALRTAAFRLILQHFNDYH is encoded by the coding sequence ATGAATCCGTATACGCAGAGCCTGCTGACCAGAGAATGGCAGTATGCTGCCTTCGTTACCGGGCCATTGCTGGATTTCTGGCGTCAGCGTCAGGAAGGCATGTTCATCGGTGTGGAGGATGTGCCCATTCGGTTTGTGCGTTTTACATCGCCGTCGCATTCCGATGTGGTGTTGGTGTTGCCGGGGCGTACCGACAGCTATGTAAAGTATGCCGAGGTCGCCTATGACCTGTTTCAGTGCGGTTACGATGTGCTGATGATGGATCACCGTGGTCAGGGGCGTTCGGGGCGGTTATTGGCAGACAGTCATCGTGGCCACGTGCGCCGCTTCAACGACTATGTTGATGATGTGCTGACACTGTGGCAGCAGCAGGTGGCTCCCGCACCCTATCGTCGCCGTTTCGCACTGGCCCATTCAATGGGCGCGGCGGTGCTGGCATTAGCGCTGGCGCGTCAGCCGCAGGCATTTGATGCCGCTGCATTGTGCGCGCCGATGTGCGGTATTTTGCTGCCGATGCCACACTGGCTGGCGTGGCGTATCCTTAACTGGGCGCAGCGTCATCCGTCCATACGGGATTACTATGCTATCGGCACCAGCCCGTGGCAGCCCTTGCCATTTCGGATGAACGTTCTGACCCACAGTGCCGTGCGCTATCGCCACCATGTGCGCTTTTACGCTGATGACCCGGATTTACGTATCGGCGGGCCGACCTATCACTGGGTGCGCGAAGCGTTACAGGTGCCTGACCAGCTATTGCAACAGGCTGCGCAGATAACGACGCCGCTGTTAGTGCTGCAAGCACAGGACGAACGCGTTGTGGATAACCGCAGTCAGGTGCGGTTTTGTCAGGCGCTGGCTGCTGCCGGTCATCCTTGTGCGGGCGGTGGCCCGGCCATTATTCAGGGCGCTCGGCACGATATCCTGTCGGAACAGGATGCGCTGCGTACCGCCGCGTTTCGACTGATTTTGCAACATTTCAACGATTATCATTAA
- the yigL gene encoding sugar/pyridoxal phosphate phosphatase YigL — MYPIVASDLDGTLLSPDHTLSPYAKQTLRQMTEQGIHFVFATGRHHMDVAQMRDNLAISAYMITSNGARVHNSDGELVFSHNLDQDIARELYGMVYHHPEIMTHVYRDDEWYLCRSRPEEERFFTETVFRYRVFEPQTLDTDGVGKVFFTCEDHDKLLPLEAALNARWGERVNVSFSTLTCLEVMAGGVSKGHALQQVAGILGHTIKDCIAFGDGMNDYEMLAMAGKGCIMHNAHQRLKDRLPHNEVIGTNRDQAVPMYLRRLYLAEEA; from the coding sequence ATGTACCCGATTGTTGCATCAGATCTGGATGGCACGCTGTTGTCGCCCGATCACACCTTGTCTCCTTATGCCAAACAAACGCTGCGTCAAATGACGGAGCAAGGCATCCATTTTGTTTTTGCTACCGGACGCCATCATATGGACGTGGCGCAGATGCGCGATAATCTTGCCATCAGCGCGTATATGATCACCTCCAACGGCGCGCGGGTACACAACAGCGACGGCGAATTGGTGTTTAGCCACAATCTGGATCAGGATATCGCCCGCGAGCTGTACGGCATGGTGTATCACCACCCGGAGATAATGACCCATGTCTATCGCGACGATGAGTGGTATTTATGCCGCTCTCGCCCCGAAGAGGAGCGTTTTTTTACCGAGACGGTATTTCGCTACCGGGTGTTTGAGCCGCAGACGCTCGACACCGACGGGGTGGGCAAAGTCTTTTTCACCTGTGAAGACCACGACAAGCTGCTACCGCTTGAAGCGGCGCTCAATGCGCGCTGGGGCGAGCGCGTCAACGTCAGTTTTTCGACGTTGACCTGTCTGGAAGTGATGGCGGGCGGCGTATCCAAAGGCCATGCGTTGCAGCAGGTAGCCGGGATTCTTGGTCACACCATTAAAGACTGTATCGCCTTTGGCGATGGCATGAACGACTATGAAATGCTGGCGATGGCGGGCAAGGGCTGCATTATGCATAACGCTCACCAGCGCCTGAAAGACCGCTTGCCGCACAATGAAGTTATCGGCACCAACCGCGATCAGGCGGTGCCGATGTATTTACGCCGTCTTTATTTGGCTGAAGAAGCTTGA
- the glpQ gene encoding glycerophosphodiester phosphodiesterase yields MKPLLTPLLAAGITLTLSYPTLSQAAANTDARSQDAHPHIVIAHRGASGYLPEHTLPAKAMAYAQGADYLEQDLVMTKDNALVVLHDHYLDRVTDVAQRFPGRARADGRYYAIDFTLAEIRSLHFTEGFDLKDGKPVQSYPNRFPMGKSDFRIHTFEDEIEFIQGLNHSTGKNIGIYPEIKAPWFHRQEGKDISRAVLEVLKRYGYSQKSDRVYLQCFDASELQRIKNELQPALGMNLKLVQLIAETSWKETQQQQPDGSWVNYDYDWMLKPGAMAKIARYADGVGPDYHMLLSGNAGNVTVSPLVKEAHDSGMAVHPYTARADRLPKYAHDINALYALLYRKANVDGLFTDFPDKAVAFLHTAQASSAK; encoded by the coding sequence ATGAAACCTCTGTTAACACCGCTACTGGCTGCGGGTATTACGCTTACCCTGTCATACCCGACACTGAGCCAAGCGGCTGCGAATACCGATGCTCGCTCGCAGGACGCACACCCACACATTGTCATCGCTCACCGTGGTGCCAGTGGCTATCTGCCAGAACATACGCTGCCCGCCAAAGCCATGGCCTATGCACAAGGCGCGGATTATCTTGAGCAGGATTTGGTGATGACCAAAGATAACGCGCTGGTGGTGCTGCATGACCATTATCTCGATCGCGTTACCGATGTGGCGCAGCGTTTCCCTGGCCGGGCGCGGGCAGATGGGCGCTACTACGCCATTGACTTTACCCTGGCAGAAATTCGCTCGCTGCACTTTACCGAAGGGTTTGATCTAAAAGACGGCAAGCCGGTACAAAGCTATCCGAACCGCTTTCCGATGGGCAAATCGGATTTTCGTATTCACACCTTTGAGGATGAAATCGAATTCATTCAGGGGTTAAATCACTCGACCGGTAAAAACATCGGTATTTACCCGGAAATTAAAGCGCCGTGGTTCCACCGTCAGGAAGGCAAAGACATCTCGCGGGCGGTACTGGAGGTGTTAAAGCGCTACGGCTACAGCCAAAAAAGCGATCGGGTTTACCTGCAATGTTTTGATGCCAGCGAACTCCAGCGCATCAAAAACGAGCTACAACCCGCGCTGGGCATGAACCTGAAACTGGTGCAGCTTATCGCTGAAACCAGCTGGAAAGAGACCCAGCAGCAGCAACCTGACGGCAGTTGGGTCAACTATGATTACGACTGGATGCTCAAGCCGGGCGCGATGGCCAAAATCGCCCGCTATGCCGATGGCGTCGGGCCGGATTACCACATGTTACTGAGCGGCAATGCCGGGAACGTCACCGTCAGCCCGCTGGTCAAAGAAGCGCATGATAGCGGCATGGCGGTACATCCCTATACCGCGCGGGCAGATCGTCTGCCGAAATACGCGCACGATATCAATGCGCTGTATGCCCTGCTCTACCGCAAGGCGAATGTCGATGGGCTGTTTACCGACTTCCCCGATAAAGCCGTTGCATTCTTACACACCGCTCAAGCTTCTTCAGCCAAATAA